Proteins found in one Wenzhouxiangella sp. XN201 genomic segment:
- the murC gene encoding UDP-N-acetylmuramate--L-alanine ligase, which yields MNARSSTPSLMHRTRRIHLVGIGGAGMSGIAEVLINLDFEVSGSDLNRSATVARLEKLGAGIRIGHAAEYLGEADVVVVSGAVPEDNPEVVAARERRIPVIARAEMLGELMRFRQGIAVAGTHGKTTTTSLVATVLAEAGLDPTFIVGGLVNAFGTGARLGEGRYLVAEADESDGSFLKLQPVISVVTNIDRDHLDAYQGSFNQLQRAFLEFLHHLPFFGVAVVCIDDAHVAELVPDIGRAVVTYGLDETADVRATGLRQTGRLMHFDLWLPGDETPRPVALAQPGRHNVLNALGAAAVACEIGIAGETIVRGLNGFGGIGRRFAEIGDLRAGGSRVLAFEDYGHHPTELEAVIQAAREGWPERRLVLVFQPHRFTRTRDQFDDFARVLSSADVLVLADIYPAGEAPLAGIDADTLARAVGRRSDVPVRRIGAVAEAVDVLPEVVEDEDLLLVMGAGDVGRLGALLRERYAEEAA from the coding sequence GTCAGCGGGTCGGATCTGAACCGATCGGCGACCGTTGCCCGCCTGGAGAAACTGGGCGCCGGGATTCGAATCGGCCATGCCGCCGAATACCTGGGCGAGGCGGACGTCGTGGTCGTATCCGGCGCGGTGCCCGAAGACAACCCGGAAGTCGTCGCCGCGCGCGAACGACGCATTCCGGTGATCGCACGTGCCGAGATGCTCGGTGAGTTGATGCGTTTCCGTCAGGGCATCGCCGTCGCCGGTACCCACGGCAAGACCACCACGACTTCGCTGGTGGCCACCGTGCTGGCCGAGGCCGGACTCGATCCGACCTTCATCGTCGGTGGCCTGGTCAATGCCTTCGGCACCGGAGCGCGCCTGGGCGAGGGTCGCTACCTGGTGGCCGAGGCCGACGAGTCCGATGGTTCATTCCTCAAGCTGCAGCCGGTCATTTCGGTGGTCACCAACATCGATCGCGATCATCTCGACGCCTACCAGGGTAGCTTCAACCAGCTCCAGCGCGCTTTCCTGGAATTCCTGCACCATCTGCCGTTCTTCGGCGTCGCGGTGGTTTGCATCGACGATGCCCACGTCGCCGAACTGGTGCCCGACATCGGTCGCGCCGTGGTGACTTACGGTCTCGACGAAACCGCTGACGTGCGTGCCACCGGCCTGCGCCAGACCGGCCGGCTGATGCATTTCGACCTGTGGCTGCCCGGCGATGAGACACCGCGCCCGGTGGCCCTGGCCCAGCCGGGCCGGCACAACGTGCTCAATGCCCTGGGCGCAGCGGCCGTGGCCTGCGAGATCGGAATTGCCGGCGAGACCATCGTGCGCGGGCTCAACGGTTTCGGCGGTATCGGCCGGCGCTTCGCCGAGATCGGCGACTTGCGGGCGGGCGGCTCGCGCGTGCTGGCCTTCGAAGATTATGGCCATCATCCGACCGAGCTCGAAGCAGTCATTCAGGCCGCCCGCGAGGGCTGGCCCGAGCGTCGCCTGGTGCTGGTCTTTCAGCCGCATCGCTTCACTCGCACGCGCGATCAGTTCGACGATTTCGCACGCGTGCTGTCCTCAGCCGACGTACTGGTGCTGGCCGACATCTACCCCGCCGGCGAAGCGCCGCTGGCCGGTATCGATGCCGATACCCTGGCACGCGCGGTCGGGCGTCGCAGCGACGTGCCGGTTCGCCGTATCGGCGCGGTGGCCGAGGCGGTGGATGTATTGCCCGAGGTCGTCGAGGACGAGGACCTGCTGTTGGTCATGGGAGCCGGGGATGTCGGCCGGCTCGGCGCGCTGCTGCGCGAACGCTATGCAGAGGAGGCGGCATGA
- a CDS encoding D-alanine--D-alanine ligase, whose protein sequence is MSLGDPRKFGQVALVIGGDSGEREVSLRGGRAIAAALEKLGVQHSVVDGPRRLLEQVATGHYDRVFNLLHGRGGEDGTLQGALRIYGVPITGSGVLASALSMDKLQSKRIWTACDLPTPPWAVAHRVDDAEAIVEHMAPPMFVKPAREGSSLGMSRVTGADQLRPALEKALAHDETVLVERMIRGREYTAAILGERVLPLIRLETPREFYDYEAKYESGDTHYLCPCGLDEASEASLAELCMHAFRVLGTSGWGRVDLMVDEDDKPWLLEVNTTPGMTDHSLMPMAAQAAGIDFEELVWRILETSLNA, encoded by the coding sequence ATGAGCCTGGGTGACCCACGCAAGTTCGGCCAGGTGGCCCTGGTGATCGGCGGCGACAGCGGCGAGCGTGAAGTCTCGCTGCGCGGTGGTCGAGCCATTGCAGCGGCGCTCGAGAAACTGGGCGTGCAGCACAGCGTGGTTGACGGTCCGCGGCGCCTGCTCGAGCAGGTCGCGACCGGTCATTACGACCGGGTGTTCAACCTGCTGCACGGTCGTGGTGGCGAGGACGGCACCCTGCAGGGCGCCCTTCGCATCTACGGAGTTCCGATCACGGGTTCCGGGGTGCTGGCGTCGGCACTGAGCATGGACAAGCTGCAGAGCAAGCGCATCTGGACCGCCTGCGACCTGCCGACGCCGCCGTGGGCGGTGGCGCACCGCGTCGATGATGCGGAGGCCATCGTCGAGCACATGGCGCCACCGATGTTCGTCAAGCCGGCGCGCGAGGGTTCGAGCCTGGGTATGAGTCGTGTGACCGGAGCCGACCAACTCCGCCCTGCACTCGAAAAGGCCCTGGCCCATGACGAGACCGTTCTGGTCGAACGGATGATCCGTGGCCGGGAGTACACCGCGGCGATTCTCGGCGAGCGCGTGCTGCCGCTGATCCGGCTGGAGACGCCGCGCGAATTCTACGATTACGAGGCCAAGTACGAGTCCGGCGACACCCACTACCTGTGCCCCTGCGGCCTGGACGAGGCGTCCGAGGCGAGCCTGGCCGAATTGTGCATGCACGCCTTTCGTGTTCTCGGCACCTCCGGCTGGGGACGCGTCGACCTGATGGTTGATGAGGACGACAAGCCCTGGCTGTTGGAAGTGAATACCACGCCGGGAATGACTGATCACTCATTGATGCCGATGGCGGCCCAGGCCGCCGGCATCGATTTTGAGGAACTGGTATGGCGGATTCTGGAAACGAGCCTGAACGCGTGA
- a CDS encoding cell division protein FtsQ/DivIB translates to MADSGNEPERVIRPAWLATALLVGIAALLALWLRSGLIGSEQWPILWLDVAGDLERTSGSQIRAAVAGPADSGFFAVDLELVRDRVEALPWVARAEVSRHWPDALRIDVEEHRPVARWNEDGLFSDRGEVFSVGGSEGMQGLARLSGPDSRRHEVLEQWQRMRRELGSVGHDIATLAVDERGAWRLRMDNGVLLVLGREQVGQRLDRFVRVQRALARLERPIEAVDMRYTNGLAVRWMQPEQEPQPEQEQGEESRHG, encoded by the coding sequence ATGGCGGATTCTGGAAACGAGCCTGAACGCGTGATCCGGCCGGCCTGGCTGGCGACCGCGCTGCTGGTCGGCATCGCCGCGCTGCTGGCGCTGTGGCTGCGCTCGGGCCTGATCGGGTCGGAGCAATGGCCGATTCTCTGGCTGGACGTGGCCGGTGATCTCGAGCGCACCAGCGGCAGCCAGATCCGCGCCGCGGTCGCCGGACCGGCCGACAGCGGCTTTTTCGCTGTCGACCTCGAGCTCGTGCGTGATCGCGTCGAGGCGCTGCCCTGGGTGGCGCGCGCTGAAGTGAGTCGGCACTGGCCTGATGCGCTGCGGATCGATGTCGAGGAGCACCGGCCGGTGGCGCGCTGGAACGAGGATGGGCTGTTCAGCGATCGCGGCGAGGTTTTCAGCGTCGGCGGCAGCGAAGGCATGCAGGGCCTGGCACGGCTAAGCGGTCCGGATTCGCGGCGCCATGAAGTGCTCGAGCAGTGGCAACGCATGCGTCGCGAACTCGGTAGCGTCGGGCACGACATTGCCACGCTGGCGGTCGATGAGCGCGGTGCCTGGCGCCTGCGAATGGACAACGGCGTCTTGCTCGTGCTGGGTCGCGAGCAGGTCGGTCAGCGACTCGATCGCTTCGTGCGCGTTCAGCGAGCGCTGGCCCGGCTCGAGCGCCCGATCGAGGCTGTCGACATGCGCTACACCAATGGCCTGGCGGTGCGCTGGATGCAGCCGGAACAGGAACCACAACCGGAACAGGAACAGGGAGAAGAATCACGTCATGGCTAA
- the ftsA gene encoding cell division protein FtsA — protein MAKRPDKSLVVGLDIGTSKIVAIVGEVQADGEVEVVGLGSHPSRGLKRGVVVDIESTEQSIQRAIEEAELMADCQIHSVFAGIAGSHISSLNSHGAVAIRDKEVTDGDVERVLESARAVAIPADQRILHVLPQEYVIDSTDGIRQPVGMSGVRLEARVHLVTAAVSAVQNVTKCVARCGLQVDDLILQQLASSYAVLSEDEKDLGIGLIDIGAGTTDIAVFTEGAIRYTACIPIAGDLVTNDIAVALRTPTVHAEEIKIKYACALEQMASTDETIQVPSVGDRPPRRLERQTLAQVVEARYRELFHHVQKQLRQSGFESMIPAGLVLTGGGSKMEGVVELAEEILHMPVRLGAPQHVTGLSEVVNNQIHATGVGLLIYGSRMDTPRRTGLARGGESLWNRIRNWFQGEF, from the coding sequence ATGGCTAAACGGCCGGACAAGTCACTGGTGGTCGGGTTGGACATCGGTACCAGCAAGATCGTCGCCATCGTCGGCGAAGTGCAGGCCGACGGGGAAGTCGAGGTGGTCGGCCTGGGCTCGCACCCGTCGCGTGGACTCAAGCGTGGTGTGGTGGTCGATATCGAGTCGACCGAGCAATCGATCCAGCGTGCGATCGAGGAAGCCGAGCTGATGGCCGACTGCCAGATTCACTCGGTGTTTGCCGGCATTGCCGGCAGCCACATCAGTTCGCTCAATTCGCACGGTGCGGTGGCCATCCGCGACAAGGAAGTCACCGACGGCGACGTCGAGCGGGTGCTGGAATCGGCCCGTGCCGTCGCGATCCCGGCCGACCAGCGCATCCTGCACGTGCTGCCGCAGGAGTACGTCATCGACTCGACCGACGGCATCCGCCAGCCGGTCGGCATGTCGGGCGTGCGGCTGGAAGCACGCGTGCATCTCGTCACCGCCGCGGTCAGCGCGGTGCAGAACGTGACCAAGTGCGTTGCCCGCTGCGGCCTGCAGGTCGACGACCTGATCCTGCAGCAACTGGCCTCCAGCTACGCGGTTTTGAGCGAGGACGAGAAGGATCTGGGCATTGGCCTGATCGACATCGGTGCCGGCACGACCGACATCGCCGTGTTCACCGAGGGCGCGATCCGCTACACCGCCTGCATCCCGATTGCCGGCGATCTCGTGACCAACGACATTGCCGTTGCACTGCGCACCCCGACGGTGCATGCGGAGGAAATCAAGATCAAGTACGCCTGCGCGCTCGAACAGATGGCCAGTACCGACGAGACCATCCAGGTGCCGAGCGTGGGCGACCGGCCGCCCCGGCGGCTCGAGCGCCAGACCCTGGCCCAGGTGGTCGAGGCGCGCTATCGCGAGTTGTTCCACCACGTCCAGAAGCAGCTCAGGCAGTCCGGTTTCGAGTCCATGATTCCGGCCGGGCTGGTGCTGACTGGTGGCGGTTCGAAGATGGAAGGCGTGGTCGAACTCGCCGAAGAGATTCTGCACATGCCGGTGCGCCTGGGTGCGCCGCAGCATGTGACCGGGCTGTCGGAAGTGGTCAATAACCAGATTCACGCCACCGGCGTGGGCCTGCTGATCTACGGCAGTCGCATGGATACGCCGCGACGGACCGGATTGGCCCGCGGCGGCGAGAGCTTGTGGAACCGCATCAGAAACTGGTTCCAGGGAGAGTTTTGA
- the ftsZ gene encoding cell division protein FtsZ, translating to MPFELIENYTPGATIKVVGIGGGGGNAVSQMVESAIEGVEFICVNTDSQALRNFAGKTTLQIGAGVTKGLGAGANPEVGRQSALEDRDRICEMLDGCDMVFITAGMGGGTGTGAAPVVAQTAKEMGILTVAVVTRPFPFEGQRRSAVAKQGIDELAHHVDSLITIPNGKLLSVLGSEITLLDAFKSANQVLSGAVQGIAELITRPGLINVDFADVRTVMSEMGMAMMGSGTAKGEDRALMAAQSAIGSPLLEDVDLNGACGILVNVTAGMNLSMKEFEEVGTTVADLASEDATVVIGTVIDPDMNDELRVTVVATGLGSQRPKREERPMKVVRTGTDNRPAFTATDDDEPGRSHTGQREEADRGESRKLFGEQKELDYLDIPAFLRNQAD from the coding sequence ATGCCTTTTGAATTGATCGAAAATTACACACCCGGAGCGACCATCAAGGTCGTGGGTATTGGTGGCGGCGGCGGTAACGCTGTCAGCCAGATGGTGGAGTCTGCAATCGAGGGCGTGGAGTTCATCTGCGTCAACACCGATTCGCAGGCGCTGAGGAATTTTGCCGGCAAGACCACGTTGCAGATCGGCGCGGGCGTGACCAAGGGCCTGGGCGCTGGCGCCAACCCCGAAGTGGGACGCCAGTCGGCGTTGGAAGACCGCGATCGCATCTGCGAGATGCTCGACGGCTGCGACATGGTGTTCATCACCGCCGGAATGGGCGGTGGCACTGGCACCGGGGCAGCCCCGGTAGTGGCGCAAACGGCCAAGGAGATGGGTATTCTCACCGTGGCCGTGGTCACCCGGCCGTTTCCGTTCGAGGGCCAGCGTCGCAGCGCGGTGGCCAAGCAGGGCATCGACGAGCTGGCGCATCACGTCGACTCGCTGATTACCATCCCCAACGGCAAGCTGCTGAGCGTGCTGGGCTCGGAGATCACGCTACTCGATGCCTTCAAATCGGCCAACCAGGTGCTGTCCGGCGCCGTTCAGGGCATTGCCGAGCTGATCACCCGCCCCGGCCTGATCAATGTCGACTTTGCCGACGTGCGTACGGTCATGAGCGAGATGGGCATGGCCATGATGGGTTCGGGTACCGCCAAGGGTGAGGACCGCGCCCTGATGGCAGCGCAGTCGGCCATCGGTTCGCCGCTGCTCGAGGATGTCGACCTCAATGGTGCCTGCGGCATCCTGGTCAACGTCACCGCCGGCATGAACCTGAGCATGAAGGAGTTCGAGGAAGTCGGCACCACGGTCGCCGACCTGGCCAGCGAGGACGCCACGGTCGTTATCGGCACGGTCATCGACCCGGACATGAACGACGAGCTGCGTGTCACCGTGGTCGCTACCGGCCTGGGGTCGCAGCGCCCAAAGCGCGAAGAGCGGCCGATGAAGGTCGTGCGAACCGGCACCGACAATCGCCCGGCTTTCACGGCCACCGACGATGATGAGCCGGGGCGGTCGCACACCGGGCAGCGGGAAGAGGCCGATCGAGGTGAAAGCCGCAAGCTGTTCGGAGAGCAGAAGGAGCTGGATTACCTCGACATTCCGGCCTTCCTGCGCAATCAGGCGGACTGA
- the lpxC gene encoding UDP-3-O-acyl-N-acetylglucosamine deacetylase, protein MIRQRTLKNVIRATGVGLHSGDKVLMTLRPAPANCGIVFRRVDLDPIVEVKAEPHMVRDTALSTTMVNDDGVRVATVEHLMSALAGLGIDNLYVDLSAAEVPIMDGSAGPFAFLVQSAGIAEQNAPKRFLRIKKTIEVRDQDRWARFEPHEGFRVNFTIEFDHPVIRSHSCEADIDFSTTSYLKEVARARTFGFMRDIEYLRQRNLVLGGSLDNAVVLDDYRVLNENGLRYEDEFVKHKVLDAIGDLYMMGRNPIGAFFGHKSGHELNNQLVRTMLADQEAWEEVTFEDDEPAPISYVQPAQAV, encoded by the coding sequence TTGATTCGACAAAGAACACTCAAGAACGTCATTCGCGCCACCGGGGTGGGCCTGCACTCCGGTGACAAGGTCCTGATGACCCTGCGTCCGGCGCCGGCCAATTGCGGCATCGTGTTTCGCCGCGTCGACCTCGATCCGATTGTCGAGGTCAAGGCCGAGCCGCATATGGTTCGTGACACCGCCCTTTCGACCACCATGGTCAATGACGACGGCGTGCGCGTGGCCACCGTCGAGCACCTGATGTCGGCGCTGGCCGGTCTGGGGATCGACAACCTCTACGTCGACCTCAGCGCTGCCGAAGTGCCGATCATGGACGGCAGCGCAGGGCCCTTCGCCTTCCTGGTTCAGTCGGCCGGCATTGCCGAGCAGAATGCACCCAAGCGCTTTTTGCGCATCAAGAAGACCATCGAGGTGCGCGACCAGGATCGCTGGGCCCGATTCGAGCCGCACGAGGGCTTCCGGGTCAATTTCACTATCGAGTTCGACCACCCGGTCATCCGCTCGCACTCCTGCGAAGCTGACATCGATTTTTCGACCACCTCCTATCTCAAGGAAGTGGCGCGTGCGCGCACCTTCGGTTTCATGCGCGATATCGAATACCTGCGCCAGCGCAATCTCGTGCTCGGCGGCAGTCTCGACAACGCCGTGGTGCTCGACGACTATCGAGTGCTCAACGAAAACGGCCTGCGCTACGAGGACGAGTTCGTCAAGCACAAGGTGCTGGACGCCATCGGCGACCTCTACATGATGGGCCGCAACCCGATCGGTGCCTTCTTCGGTCACAAGTCCGGTCACGAGCTCAACAACCAGCTCGTCAGAACCATGCTGGCCGATCAGGAAGCCTGGGAAGAGGTCACCTTCGAGGACGACGAGCCCGCGCCGATTTCGTATGTGCAGCCGGCGCAAGCCGTCTGA
- a CDS encoding DciA family protein, giving the protein MRQRRAERDIEQISEGDGGLGRLLATARALERLDAHLQSTLPARLRGQVRLACIEDKTLVLAASSPAWASRARLLADDMLREANRQLDKPLSSTRVIVVPKIG; this is encoded by the coding sequence TTGAGACAGCGCCGCGCCGAGCGCGATATCGAGCAGATCTCCGAGGGAGACGGCGGTCTCGGCCGCCTGCTGGCCACGGCGCGCGCGCTCGAGCGGCTCGATGCGCACCTGCAATCGACCCTGCCGGCCCGGCTACGCGGCCAGGTCCGACTGGCCTGTATCGAGGACAAGACCCTGGTGCTGGCCGCCAGCAGCCCCGCCTGGGCCAGCCGGGCGCGGCTCCTGGCCGACGATATGCTCAGGGAGGCGAACCGTCAGCTCGACAAACCGCTGAGCTCGACGCGGGTGATTGTGGTACCGAAGATTGGTTAG
- the secA gene encoding preprotein translocase subunit SecA, which translates to MLKSLITKVVGSRNERLVKALYKDVEAINALESEFQNFSDAELKAKTEEFRERHTNGETLDQLLPEAFAAVREASVRTLGMRHFDVQLIGGMVLHQGKIAEMKTGEGKTLVATLAVYLNAIPDKGVHVVTVNDYLARRDADWMGPIYSALGLSVGVSVPGMKPDDKRDAYRADVTYGTNNEFGFDYLRDNMAFSLEQRVQRGRHFAIVDEVDSILIDEARTPLIISGPTDEGPDIYVRMNRIVPHLEPQQEEDGPGDFSLDEKTKQVYLTEDGMAKVEGLLAEAGMIDSGASLYDSANLSLMHTLNAALRAHHLFNKDVDYIVRDGEVVIVDEFTGRTLSGRRWSEGLHQAIEAKEGVPIQRENQTLASITFQNYFRLYDKLSGMTGTADTEAYELQSIYGLEVVVIPTHKPMVREDQADLVFLTKQEKFDAIVEDIKERVAKGQPVLVGTTSIENSELISKELKKAGIKHEVLNAKQHEREAHIIEQAGQPGAVTIATNMAGRGTDIVLGGNLDAELRDLGEDASAEERSAAKADWQKRHDQVLEAGGLHIVGTERHESRRIDNQLRGRSGRQGDPGSSRFYLSLEDNLMRIFASERMGNMMQKLGMQEGEAIEHPWVNRAIENAQRKVEAHNFDMRKHLLEYDDVANDQRRVIYSQRNELMEADDIKDTIDAIREEVFDRLISQFIPPGSVDEMWDPEGLEKALDGEFGIEVPVRRWLEEDETLDEAGLREKVMQAVESHYQAKEGMTGSSVMRQFEKALMLSVLDQHWKEHLASMDFLRRSVGLRSFAQKKPQQEYKREGFEMFTEMLDNMKHEVMKGLARVRVRDEEDVQAVDQQRRREAPMQFQHAEAQSATDAGQAAAGQGAGAAEKPDTFVREGRKIGRNEPCPCGSGKKYKQCHGQLG; encoded by the coding sequence ATGCTTAAATCCCTGATCACCAAGGTGGTGGGTAGCCGCAACGAACGGCTGGTCAAGGCCCTCTACAAGGACGTCGAGGCGATCAACGCGCTCGAGTCGGAGTTTCAAAACTTCAGCGACGCCGAACTCAAGGCGAAGACCGAGGAGTTTCGCGAGCGCCACACCAACGGCGAGACGCTCGACCAACTGCTCCCCGAAGCCTTCGCTGCCGTGCGCGAGGCTTCGGTACGCACCCTGGGCATGCGTCACTTCGACGTTCAGCTCATCGGCGGCATGGTCCTCCATCAGGGCAAGATCGCCGAAATGAAGACCGGCGAGGGGAAGACCCTGGTCGCCACTCTGGCGGTGTATCTCAATGCCATCCCGGATAAGGGCGTGCACGTGGTGACGGTGAACGATTACCTGGCTCGCCGCGATGCCGACTGGATGGGTCCGATCTATTCAGCGCTGGGGTTGAGCGTGGGTGTTTCGGTCCCCGGGATGAAGCCGGACGACAAGCGCGACGCCTATCGGGCCGACGTTACCTACGGCACCAATAATGAGTTTGGTTTCGACTACCTGCGCGACAATATGGCCTTCTCGCTCGAGCAGCGCGTGCAGCGCGGCCGGCATTTTGCCATCGTCGACGAAGTCGACTCGATCCTGATCGACGAGGCCCGCACACCCTTGATCATCTCCGGACCCACCGACGAGGGCCCGGACATCTATGTCCGAATGAACCGCATCGTCCCGCACCTCGAACCGCAGCAGGAAGAGGACGGGCCCGGCGATTTTTCGCTCGACGAGAAGACCAAGCAGGTATACCTGACGGAAGACGGCATGGCCAAGGTCGAAGGGCTGCTGGCCGAGGCCGGCATGATTGACTCCGGCGCCAGTCTGTACGATTCGGCCAACTTGAGCCTGATGCACACGCTCAATGCAGCGCTCCGGGCGCACCACCTGTTCAACAAGGACGTCGACTACATCGTGCGCGACGGCGAAGTGGTTATCGTTGACGAATTCACCGGGCGCACGCTGTCCGGGCGGCGCTGGTCCGAGGGTCTGCACCAGGCCATCGAAGCCAAGGAGGGCGTGCCGATCCAGCGCGAGAACCAGACCCTGGCCTCGATCACATTCCAGAACTATTTCCGGCTCTACGACAAGCTCTCCGGCATGACCGGCACGGCCGATACCGAGGCTTACGAGTTACAGTCGATCTACGGCCTGGAAGTGGTGGTCATTCCAACCCACAAGCCCATGGTCCGGGAAGACCAGGCCGACCTGGTCTTCCTCACCAAGCAGGAAAAGTTCGACGCCATTGTGGAAGACATCAAGGAGCGGGTGGCCAAGGGGCAGCCGGTGCTGGTGGGTACGACCTCGATCGAGAACTCCGAGCTGATCTCGAAAGAACTCAAGAAGGCCGGGATCAAGCACGAGGTGCTCAACGCCAAGCAGCATGAGCGCGAGGCGCACATCATCGAACAGGCCGGTCAACCGGGAGCGGTCACCATCGCCACCAACATGGCTGGCCGCGGTACCGACATCGTGCTCGGCGGTAATCTGGACGCTGAACTGCGCGACCTGGGCGAGGACGCCAGCGCGGAAGAACGCAGCGCGGCCAAGGCGGACTGGCAGAAGCGCCACGACCAGGTGCTGGAAGCCGGCGGTCTGCACATCGTCGGTACCGAACGACACGAATCGCGCCGCATCGACAACCAGCTACGCGGACGTTCGGGCCGTCAGGGCGACCCCGGTTCGAGCCGCTTTTACCTGTCGCTGGAAGACAACCTGATGCGGATTTTTGCCTCCGAGCGGATGGGCAACATGATGCAGAAGCTCGGTATGCAGGAAGGCGAGGCGATCGAACATCCCTGGGTCAACCGGGCGATCGAGAACGCCCAGCGCAAGGTCGAGGCGCACAACTTCGATATGCGCAAGCACTTGCTCGAATACGACGACGTGGCGAACGATCAGCGCCGCGTCATTTATTCCCAGCGCAACGAGCTGATGGAAGCCGACGATATCAAGGACACCATCGACGCGATTCGCGAGGAAGTCTTCGATCGACTGATCAGCCAGTTCATCCCGCCGGGTTCGGTCGACGAGATGTGGGATCCGGAAGGCCTGGAAAAGGCACTGGACGGCGAATTCGGCATCGAGGTGCCGGTGCGCCGATGGCTCGAGGAAGACGAGACGCTCGACGAGGCCGGGCTGCGTGAAAAGGTCATGCAGGCGGTCGAGTCGCACTACCAGGCCAAGGAAGGAATGACCGGCTCGTCGGTGATGCGCCAGTTCGAGAAGGCGCTGATGCTGTCGGTACTCGATCAGCACTGGAAGGAACACCTGGCCAGCATGGATTTCCTGCGCCGTAGCGTGGGCTTGCGAAGCTTCGCGCAGAAAAAGCCGCAGCAGGAGTACAAGCGCGAAGGCTTCGAGATGTTCACCGAAATGCTCGATAACATGAAGCACGAGGTGATGAAGGGCCTGGCGCGGGTACGTGTTCGCGACGAGGAAGACGTCCAGGCCGTCGACCAGCAGCGCCGGCGCGAGGCGCCCATGCAGTTCCAGCATGCCGAGGCGCAGTCGGCCACCGACGCTGGCCAGGCGGCTGCCGGGCAGGGCGCAGGGGCGGCTGAGAAGCCCGATACGTTCGTGCGAGAAGGCCGCAAGATCGGCCGCAATGAACCCTGCCCCTGTGGTTCGGGCAAGAAATACAAGCAGTGCCACGGTCAATTGGGTTAG
- a CDS encoding Nudix family hydrolase, whose translation MTPAPARSSERVQVVAGVLRDAEGRILLAQRPAGKHLAGTWEFPGGKREPGESAPAALARELAEELGIRVESVSPWLTLTHAYPEIVVRLQLYTVDGWHGRPHGCEGQSLKWVTNTEMHSLPMPAADRPIVRAFTIDDRYAITPDPRESEGRESLLDWARAALGRGIRLFQLRAKSLDETALAGLGREFGRLMAEADARWLLNGPPELAAEVGADGVHLDAARLNRLPARPLSGEFLVAASCHDEAALARAGELALDFVTVSPVQPTASHPGADTLGWDGFGCLCRCSPLPVFALGGVTPADLPLAREHGGFGVAGIRAFGLQS comes from the coding sequence GTGACGCCCGCTCCGGCACGTTCGAGCGAGCGAGTTCAGGTTGTTGCCGGCGTGCTGCGCGATGCCGAGGGGCGGATCCTGTTGGCGCAGCGTCCGGCCGGCAAGCACCTGGCCGGGACCTGGGAGTTTCCGGGGGGCAAGCGCGAGCCCGGCGAATCGGCCCCGGCAGCGTTGGCGCGGGAGCTGGCCGAGGAGCTCGGCATTCGCGTGGAATCGGTTTCGCCCTGGCTGACCCTGACGCATGCCTATCCCGAGATCGTAGTTCGATTGCAGCTCTACACCGTCGATGGCTGGCATGGCCGGCCGCACGGCTGCGAGGGCCAGTCGCTCAAGTGGGTGACGAATACCGAGATGCACAGCTTGCCGATGCCGGCAGCCGACCGGCCCATCGTGCGCGCTTTCACCATTGATGACCGCTACGCCATCACGCCCGATCCGCGCGAATCGGAGGGTCGCGAAAGCCTGCTGGACTGGGCCCGCGCCGCACTCGGGCGGGGCATTCGCCTGTTCCAGCTGCGTGCAAAGTCGCTCGACGAGACGGCGCTGGCCGGGCTCGGACGCGAGTTCGGACGCCTGATGGCCGAAGCCGATGCGCGCTGGCTGCTCAATGGACCTCCGGAACTGGCCGCAGAGGTGGGTGCCGACGGCGTCCACCTGGACGCTGCCCGATTGAATCGTCTGCCGGCGCGCCCGCTTTCCGGCGAATTTCTGGTCGCGGCCTCCTGTCATGACGAGGCCGCCCTTGCGCGGGCGGGCGAACTGGCACTGGATTTCGTGACCGTCTCGCCGGTCCAGCCCACGGCCAGTCACCCCGGAGCCGACACGCTCGGCTGGGACGGCTTTGGGTGTCTGTGCCGATGCTCACCGCTGCCTGTCTTTGCCCTCGGTGGCGTGACACCCGCAGATCTGCCACTCGCCCGCGAGCATGGTGGATTTGGCGTGGCTGGTATTCGCGCCTTCGGCCTTCAGTCTTGA